CGTGGTGGAACCGCCGCCTCCCGTGCCGCCGCCACCACCGCCGCCTGTTGTCGAGCCACCGCCGCCGGTGGTGGATGAATTGGCCGCCAAGCCAGCGCCGCCTAAACCGATTCCGAAACCCAAGCCTAAGCCGGTTCCAAAGCCTGAGCCCAAGCCCGCACCGAAGCCGGTCGAGCAGCCGCCCGCGCCACCGACACCGGCACCACCTGCGCCGCCAGCACCACCGGCGCCGGCCCCGGTTACACCCGCTTCGGCCAACGCCGCGTACCTGAAGAACCCGGCGCCGGAGTACCCGTCACTGGCTCAGCGGCGCGGTTGGGAAGGCACGGTGTTGCTCAGGGTGCAGGTACTGGCCAGTGGCAAGCCGGGTGAGATCCAGATCCAGAAAAGCAGCGGTCGCCAGCAACTCGACGACGCCGCGCTGGCAGCGGTGAAGCGCTGGAGCTTTGTACCGGCCAAGCAGGGCGATGTGGCCCAGAACGGCTGGGTCAGCGTACCGATCGATTTCAAGATTCACTAACTATTCGGCTGCGGTGTGTTGCACACGCCGCGACCTGCACAGAGGGAAAACATCATGGCATTAGCATCTCCACTTGAATCCATCGAAAGCGCGGTGATCTGGCTGCTGGTGGTTTTTTCGGTCGCCACCTGGGGCCTGGCCCTGCTCAAGGGCGTGCAGTTCGGTCGCCTCAAAGCGCAGGATCGCAAGTTCCACAAACAGTTCTGGGCGGCGTCGAGTCTCGACTCGGCCGCCGAGCTGGCGGAAACCCAGCCGGGCGCTGCTGCTCGGGTGGCCCAGGCTGGTTACGCCGCGATCCAGGTGGGCGAAACCCCGCATGCGGCCGACCTGAGCCAGGCGATCAACCACCAGGACCGCCTCGAGCGGGCCCTGC
The genomic region above belongs to Pseudomonas azotoformans and contains:
- a CDS encoding energy transducer TonB translates to MGNVQTAASAHEAQWRQAPGGELVDLGRPHRAPLGQLRTQKTPKRFSSRREGILLGLLVLALHGAVIYWVSQKPTPVLPIVPPEIPPMTIEFSQPAPPVVEPPPPVPPPPPPPVVEPPPPVVDELAAKPAPPKPIPKPKPKPVPKPEPKPAPKPVEQPPAPPTPAPPAPPAPPAPAPVTPASANAAYLKNPAPEYPSLAQRRGWEGTVLLRVQVLASGKPGEIQIQKSSGRQQLDDAALAAVKRWSFVPAKQGDVAQNGWVSVPIDFKIH